In a single window of the Delftia tsuruhatensis genome:
- the ftsZ gene encoding cell division protein FtsZ: MPIDMIEVEEFNQGTQIKVIGVGGGGGNAVEHMIARNVQGVEFVCANTDAQALLRSSAHRTIQLGGSGLGAGSKPDKGREAAEAAEDDIRTAIQGAHMLFITAGMGGGTGTGAAPVIARVAKEMGILTVGVVTKPFEWEGGRRMANADSGLNELEANVDSLIVVLNEKLLDVLGDDISQDEAFAHANDVLKNAVGGIAEIINEYGHVNVDFEDVRTVMGEPGKAMMGTAKAAGPDRARIAAEQAVACPLLEGIDLSGAKGVLVLVTAAKGSLKLSESRLAMSTINAYASPDAHVIYGAAYDDTLGDEIRVTVVATGLSRPNARRQNMQVVQGGLRTGTDNMSYQLPSASMGAATAAAGMVGGAAGGADYGNNMSVPSVWRTNRTQAAARVDALASGGMDDLEIPAFLRKQAD; this comes from the coding sequence ATGCCCATCGACATGATTGAAGTTGAAGAATTCAACCAGGGTACGCAGATCAAGGTGATCGGCGTTGGCGGCGGCGGCGGCAACGCCGTGGAGCACATGATCGCGCGCAACGTGCAGGGCGTGGAATTCGTCTGCGCCAACACCGACGCGCAGGCCCTTCTGCGCAGCAGCGCACACCGCACCATCCAGTTGGGCGGCAGCGGCCTGGGCGCGGGCAGCAAGCCCGACAAGGGCCGCGAGGCCGCCGAGGCCGCCGAGGACGACATCCGCACCGCCATCCAGGGCGCGCACATGCTGTTCATCACGGCCGGCATGGGCGGTGGCACGGGCACGGGCGCGGCACCCGTGATCGCGCGCGTGGCCAAGGAGATGGGCATTCTCACCGTGGGCGTGGTCACCAAGCCCTTCGAGTGGGAGGGCGGGCGCCGCATGGCCAACGCCGACAGCGGCCTGAACGAGCTCGAGGCCAACGTGGACTCGCTGATCGTGGTGCTCAACGAGAAGCTGCTGGACGTGCTGGGTGACGACATCTCGCAGGACGAGGCCTTTGCCCACGCCAACGACGTCCTGAAGAACGCCGTGGGCGGCATTGCCGAGATCATCAACGAGTACGGTCACGTGAACGTCGACTTCGAGGACGTGCGCACCGTCATGGGCGAACCCGGCAAGGCCATGATGGGCACGGCCAAGGCCGCAGGCCCCGACCGCGCGCGCATCGCCGCCGAGCAGGCCGTGGCCTGCCCGCTGCTGGAAGGTATCGACCTGTCGGGTGCCAAGGGCGTGCTGGTGCTGGTCACGGCGGCCAAGGGCAGCCTCAAGCTGTCCGAGTCGCGCCTGGCCATGAGCACCATCAATGCCTATGCCTCGCCCGATGCGCATGTGATCTACGGCGCGGCCTACGACGACACCCTGGGCGACGAGATCCGCGTCACCGTGGTGGCCACCGGCCTGTCGCGTCCCAACGCGCGCCGCCAGAACATGCAGGTGGTGCAGGGCGGCCTGCGCACCGGCACCGACAACATGAGCTACCAGCTGCCCTCTGCATCCATGGGCGCCGCCACGGCGGCGGCAGGCATGGTCGGCGGTGCGGCCGGCGGTGCCGACTACGGCAACAACATGTCGGTGCCCAGCGTCTGGCGCACCAACCGCACGCAGGCCGCGGCCCGCGTCGATGCCCTGGCTTCCGGCGGCATGGACGACCTGGAAATCCCGGCCTTCCTGCGCAAGCAGGCTGACTGA
- a CDS encoding energy transducer TonB — protein sequence MKLPTALRSLSTLQLALGVSIAIHAGLLSFRFVDPERFDRVFQDTPLEVILVNARANEQPDKAQAIAQTSLAGGGEADKGRASSPMPYSALTAVGEDFEERQRQIDSMQEQQTVMLTQLRKQIAALPPLDPREAARQTREQQAQQEKRRQLVKLLAEIEKRINEENARPKKRYISPATREAVYAIYYDGLRRKVEDKGTENFPEQAGKKLYGELVMILTVNHDGRVLATEIVQGSGNRMLDTRAEAIARAAGPFGHFSPAMRAKADQIAVVSRFKFTREQTLQTTVQ from the coding sequence GTGAAACTGCCTACCGCCCTCCGTTCCCTGAGCACGCTGCAGTTGGCGCTGGGCGTTTCCATCGCCATCCACGCGGGGCTGCTTTCGTTCCGCTTCGTCGACCCCGAACGCTTCGACCGTGTGTTCCAGGACACGCCGCTGGAAGTCATCCTGGTCAACGCCCGGGCCAACGAGCAGCCTGACAAGGCGCAGGCCATCGCCCAGACCTCGCTGGCCGGTGGCGGCGAGGCCGACAAGGGGCGGGCCTCCAGCCCCATGCCCTACTCGGCCCTCACGGCCGTGGGCGAAGACTTCGAGGAACGCCAGCGCCAGATCGACTCCATGCAGGAGCAGCAGACCGTCATGCTGACCCAGTTGCGCAAGCAGATCGCGGCCCTGCCGCCGCTGGACCCGCGCGAGGCGGCCAGGCAGACCAGGGAACAGCAGGCCCAGCAGGAAAAGCGCCGCCAGCTGGTGAAGCTGCTGGCCGAGATAGAAAAACGCATCAACGAGGAAAACGCGCGTCCCAAGAAGCGCTACATCAGTCCCGCCACGCGCGAGGCCGTCTACGCCATCTACTACGATGGCCTGCGCCGCAAGGTCGAGGACAAGGGCACGGAAAACTTCCCCGAGCAGGCCGGCAAGAAACTCTATGGCGAGCTGGTCATGATCCTGACCGTCAACCACGACGGCCGCGTGCTGGCCACCGAGATCGTGCAAGGTTCTGGCAACCGCATGCTGGACACGCGCGCGGAAGCCATCGCGCGCGCAGCCGGCCCCTTCGGCCACTTCAGCCCGGCCATGCGCGCCAAGGCCGACCAGATCGCCGTGGTCTCACGCTTCAAGTTCACGCGTGAGCAGACGCTGCAAACCACAGTGCAATAG
- the mtgA gene encoding monofunctional biosynthetic peptidoglycan transglycosylase, protein MRSVARALVLVLCAGLLLQLFFVLRIALMVVVDPQSTAFQRSEAWQLLRSSEGLRWSQQWLPYDRIAPALKRAVIASEDDSFIEHHGVQWEAIEKAWERNQRAEARAQKADNGKAPKIYGGSTITQQLAKNLLLSGERSLLRKGQELVLTHLLELMLSKQRILEIYLNSVEWGQGVFGAEAAAHHYFRKSASQLSSAEAARLAVMLPQPKRFEKLPNSSYLLQRTRVVMQRMPSAVVP, encoded by the coding sequence ATGAGATCCGTAGCGCGCGCGCTGGTGCTGGTGCTGTGCGCCGGCCTGCTGCTGCAGCTGTTCTTCGTGCTGCGCATCGCGCTGATGGTGGTCGTCGATCCGCAGTCCACGGCCTTTCAGCGCTCCGAGGCCTGGCAGTTGCTGCGCAGCTCCGAGGGCCTGCGCTGGAGCCAGCAGTGGCTGCCCTATGACCGCATCGCGCCCGCGCTCAAGCGCGCCGTCATCGCGTCCGAGGACGACAGCTTCATCGAGCACCACGGCGTGCAGTGGGAAGCCATCGAAAAGGCCTGGGAACGCAACCAGCGCGCCGAGGCCCGTGCGCAAAAGGCCGACAACGGCAAGGCGCCCAAGATCTATGGCGGCTCCACCATCACCCAGCAACTGGCCAAGAACCTGCTGCTGTCGGGCGAACGCAGCCTGCTGCGCAAAGGACAGGAGCTGGTGCTGACCCACCTGCTGGAGCTGATGCTGAGCAAGCAGCGCATCCTGGAGATCTATCTGAACAGCGTGGAATGGGGCCAGGGCGTGTTCGGCGCGGAAGCCGCGGCACACCACTACTTCCGCAAGAGCGCCTCCCAGTTGAGCAGCGCCGAGGCCGCACGCCTGGCCGTGATGCTGCCCCAGCCCAAGCGCTTCGAGAAGCTGCCCAACTCCAGCTACCTGCTCCAGCGCACACGCGTGGTCATGCAAAGAATGCCCAGCGCCGTGGTCCCCTGA
- the lpxC gene encoding UDP-3-O-acyl-N-acetylglucosamine deacetylase, whose protein sequence is MLQQRTIKTITRAVGVGLHSGQRVELTLRPAQPDTGIVFRRVDLPEPVDIPISAEAVTDTRMASTIGTGGAKVHTVEHLMSAIAGLGLDNLYIDITAEEVPILDGSSASFVFLLQSAGIELQKTPKRFIRVIRPVEVREGEGQNLKWARFDPYHGFKLRFEIDFAHPAVDSTGQCVEFDMGEDNYTRDIARARTFGFTKDVEMLRSHGLALGGGMDNAIVMDDYKVLNSDGLRYDDEFAKHKILDAIGDLYLIGKPLLAAYSAFRSGHGMNNQLLRALLAQPDAWELVSFESERQAPKGFAQPARAW, encoded by the coding sequence ATGCTCCAACAACGCACCATCAAGACGATCACCCGTGCCGTGGGCGTGGGTCTGCACAGCGGCCAGCGCGTCGAACTGACGTTGCGCCCGGCGCAGCCCGACACCGGCATCGTGTTCCGTCGCGTGGATCTGCCGGAGCCCGTGGACATCCCGATCTCGGCCGAAGCCGTCACTGACACGCGCATGGCCTCCACCATCGGCACGGGCGGCGCCAAGGTGCATACCGTGGAGCACCTGATGTCGGCCATCGCCGGCCTGGGACTGGACAACCTCTACATCGACATCACCGCCGAGGAAGTGCCCATCCTCGATGGTTCTTCCGCTTCCTTCGTGTTCCTGCTGCAAAGCGCGGGCATCGAGCTGCAAAAGACCCCCAAGCGCTTCATCCGCGTGATCCGCCCCGTCGAGGTGCGCGAAGGCGAGGGCCAGAACCTCAAGTGGGCGCGCTTCGATCCCTACCACGGCTTCAAGCTGCGCTTCGAGATCGACTTCGCCCATCCTGCCGTGGACTCCACGGGCCAGTGCGTGGAGTTCGACATGGGCGAGGACAACTACACGCGCGACATCGCGCGCGCGCGCACCTTCGGTTTCACCAAGGACGTGGAGATGCTGCGCAGTCACGGCCTGGCGCTGGGCGGCGGCATGGACAACGCCATCGTCATGGACGATTACAAGGTGCTCAACAGCGACGGACTGCGCTATGACGACGAGTTCGCCAAGCACAAGATCCTGGACGCCATCGGCGACCTCTACCTGATCGGCAAGCCGCTGCTGGCCGCCTACAGCGCCTTCCGCTCGGGCCACGGCATGAACAACCAGCTGCTGCGCGCACTGCTGGCCCAGCCCGACGCATGGGAGCTGGTCAGCTTCGAGAGCGAGCGCCAGGCACCCAAGGGCTTCGCCCAGCCTGCCCGGGCCTGGTGA
- the murC gene encoding UDP-N-acetylmuramate--L-alanine ligase, with protein sequence MKHAIHHIHFVGIGGAGMSGIAEVLHNLGYAISGSDLADSATLRRLADLGIATHVGHEAAHIEGADAVVTSTAVQADNPEVLAARARKIPVVPRALMLAELMRFKQGIAIAGAHGKTTTTSLVTSVLAEAGLDPTFVIGGKLNSAGANAKLGQGDYIVVEADESDASFLNLLPVMAVVTNIDADHMETYGHDFGRLKGAFVDFLHRMPFYGRAILCVDSPAVREILPQVARPVTTYGFAEDAQVRALNVRAEAGRMCFTVRRQNGQSYPDIDVVLSLPGEHNVLNALSAVAVAMELEIADEALLRAFESFKGVGRRFQRYGELAAADGGSFTVIDDYGHHPVEMAATLAAARGAFPGRRLVLAFQPHRYSRTRDCFEDFVRVIGLADAVLLTEVYAAGETPVVAADGRSLARALRVAGRVEPVFVENVAELPAAIAANARDGDVLLCMGAGSIGAVPGKLVEMLQKQGLQAQQGAAQ encoded by the coding sequence ATGAAGCACGCCATCCATCACATCCATTTCGTCGGCATCGGTGGCGCCGGAATGAGCGGCATCGCCGAGGTGCTGCACAACCTGGGCTACGCCATCTCGGGCTCTGACCTGGCCGACAGCGCCACGCTGCGCCGCCTGGCCGACCTGGGCATCGCCACCCATGTCGGCCATGAGGCGGCCCATATCGAGGGCGCTGATGCCGTCGTCACCTCCACCGCCGTGCAGGCCGACAACCCCGAGGTGCTGGCCGCACGCGCACGCAAGATCCCCGTCGTGCCGCGTGCGCTGATGCTGGCCGAGCTGATGCGCTTCAAGCAGGGCATCGCCATCGCGGGTGCCCACGGCAAGACCACCACTACCAGCCTGGTGACCAGCGTGCTGGCCGAGGCCGGGCTGGACCCGACCTTCGTGATCGGCGGCAAGCTCAACAGCGCGGGTGCCAACGCCAAGCTGGGTCAGGGCGACTACATCGTGGTGGAGGCCGACGAGTCCGATGCCTCCTTCCTGAACCTGCTGCCCGTGATGGCCGTGGTCACCAACATCGATGCCGACCACATGGAAACCTATGGCCATGATTTCGGCCGGCTCAAGGGTGCGTTCGTCGATTTCCTGCACCGCATGCCGTTCTATGGCCGCGCCATCCTGTGCGTGGACAGCCCGGCCGTGCGCGAGATCCTGCCCCAGGTGGCGCGCCCCGTCACCACCTATGGCTTCGCCGAGGACGCCCAGGTGCGGGCCCTGAACGTGCGCGCCGAGGCCGGGCGCATGTGCTTCACCGTGCGTCGCCAGAACGGCCAGTCCTACCCCGACATCGATGTGGTGCTGAGCCTTCCCGGCGAGCACAACGTACTCAATGCCCTGTCGGCCGTGGCCGTCGCCATGGAACTGGAGATTGCCGACGAGGCCCTGCTGCGCGCCTTCGAAAGCTTCAAGGGCGTGGGCCGGCGTTTCCAGCGCTATGGCGAACTGGCTGCGGCCGATGGCGGCAGCTTCACCGTCATCGATGACTACGGGCACCACCCTGTGGAAATGGCGGCCACGCTGGCCGCCGCGCGCGGCGCCTTCCCGGGGCGGCGCCTGGTGCTGGCCTTCCAGCCGCACCGCTACAGCCGCACGCGCGACTGTTTCGAGGATTTCGTCAGGGTCATCGGCCTGGCCGATGCCGTGTTGCTGACCGAGGTCTATGCGGCCGGCGAGACACCCGTCGTGGCCGCCGATGGCCGCTCGCTGGCGCGCGCCCTGCGCGTGGCCGGGCGGGTCGAGCCGGTTTTTGTGGAAAACGTTGCCGAGCTGCCGGCGGCCATCGCCGCCAACGCGCGTGATGGCGACGTGCTGTTGTGCATGGGTGCAGGCTCGATCGGTGCCGTGCCAGGAAAGTTGGTTGAAATGCTTCAGAAACAAGGGCTGCAGGCGCAGCAGGGAGCCGCGCAATGA
- the ruvC gene encoding crossover junction endodeoxyribonuclease RuvC: protein MRILGIDPGLQTTGFGVIDVDGHRLAYVASGTIRTTGIALGDLPGRLKLLFDGISEVAGRYQPDSSAVEIVFVNVNPQSTLLLGQARGAALTALVNAGLPVAEYTALQMKKAMTGHGRAAKSQIQEMVKRLLQLPGLPGTDAADALGLAITHAHAGAAMTKMAEVTQLQRRQHAVYKGGRVY, encoded by the coding sequence ATGCGCATTCTTGGAATCGACCCCGGGCTGCAGACCACGGGATTCGGCGTGATCGACGTCGACGGCCACCGCCTGGCCTACGTGGCCAGCGGCACCATCCGCACCACGGGCATCGCGCTCGGCGACCTGCCGGGGCGGCTCAAGCTGCTGTTCGACGGCATCTCGGAAGTCGCCGGCCGCTACCAGCCCGACAGCTCGGCCGTGGAAATCGTCTTCGTCAACGTCAATCCCCAATCCACCCTGCTGCTGGGCCAGGCACGCGGCGCCGCGCTCACGGCCCTGGTCAACGCCGGCCTGCCCGTGGCCGAGTACACCGCACTGCAGATGAAGAAGGCCATGACCGGCCACGGCCGCGCGGCCAAGAGCCAGATCCAGGAGATGGTCAAGCGCCTGCTGCAGTTGCCCGGCCTGCCCGGCACCGACGCCGCCGACGCCCTGGGCCTGGCCATCACCCACGCCCATGCCGGCGCGGCCATGACGAAGATGGCCGAGGTCACGCAGCTGCAGCGGCGCCAGCACGCGGTCTACAAGGGCGGACGGGTCTACTGA
- the ftsA gene encoding cell division protein FtsA, with translation MAREYKDVIVGLDIGTAKVMAVVAEVLYNGELKLAGLGVAPSNGLKRGVVVNIDATVQSIQQALKEAELMADCKIQRVCTGITGSHIRGLNSSGMVAIKDKEVTATDVARVMETAKAINISSDQRLLLVEPQEFVIDGQEVREPIGMSGIRLEAKIHIVTGAQSAAENIIKCVRRCGLEVEQLLLNPLASSQAVLTDDERELGVAVVDIGAGATDVAIFTGGAIRHTAVIPIAGDLITSDIAMALRTPTKDAEDIKVESGYAKQLLADPDAQVEVPGLGDRSPRMISKQALAGVIEPRVEEIFSLVQQVVRDSGYEEVLSSGIVLTGGSAVMPGMVELGEDIFLKPVRRGIPKYSSALADMVAQPRAATVMGLLEEARLARLRGFKVAQKSGSMKTAFGRFKDFIVGNF, from the coding sequence ATGGCAAGAGAATACAAAGATGTGATCGTCGGACTGGACATCGGCACGGCCAAGGTCATGGCCGTCGTGGCCGAGGTCCTGTACAACGGCGAACTCAAGCTCGCCGGCCTGGGCGTGGCTCCCAGCAACGGGCTCAAGCGCGGCGTGGTGGTGAACATCGATGCAACGGTGCAGAGCATCCAGCAGGCATTGAAGGAGGCCGAGCTGATGGCCGACTGCAAGATCCAGCGCGTGTGCACCGGCATCACCGGCAGCCACATCCGCGGACTGAACTCCAGCGGCATGGTGGCCATCAAGGACAAGGAAGTCACGGCCACCGACGTGGCGCGCGTGATGGAGACGGCCAAGGCCATCAACATCTCCTCGGACCAGCGGCTGCTTCTGGTCGAGCCGCAGGAATTCGTGATCGACGGCCAGGAAGTGCGCGAGCCCATCGGCATGAGCGGCATCCGCCTGGAAGCCAAGATCCACATCGTCACGGGTGCGCAGAGCGCGGCCGAGAACATCATCAAGTGCGTGCGCCGCTGCGGCCTGGAGGTCGAGCAACTGCTGCTCAACCCGCTGGCATCGAGCCAGGCCGTGCTTACGGACGACGAGCGCGAGCTTGGCGTGGCCGTGGTCGATATCGGCGCGGGTGCCACCGACGTGGCCATCTTCACGGGCGGCGCCATCCGCCACACGGCCGTCATTCCGATCGCGGGCGACCTGATCACCAGCGACATCGCCATGGCGCTGCGCACGCCGACCAAGGACGCCGAGGACATCAAGGTCGAAAGCGGCTATGCCAAGCAGCTGCTGGCCGACCCCGATGCCCAGGTCGAGGTGCCGGGCCTGGGCGACCGCAGCCCGCGCATGATCAGCAAGCAGGCGCTGGCCGGCGTGATCGAGCCGCGCGTGGAAGAGATCTTTTCGCTGGTGCAGCAGGTGGTGCGCGATTCCGGCTACGAGGAAGTGCTGTCCTCGGGCATCGTGCTGACCGGCGGCAGCGCCGTGATGCCGGGCATGGTCGAACTGGGCGAGGACATCTTCCTCAAGCCCGTGCGCCGCGGCATCCCCAAGTATTCGAGTGCTCTGGCCGACATGGTGGCGCAACCCCGCGCCGCCACCGTGATGGGATTGCTCGAAGAGGCCCGCCTGGCTCGCCTGCGCGGTTTCAAGGTGGCACAAAAGAGTGGGTCCATGAAGACCGCTTTTGGCCGTTTCAAAGACTTCATCGTGGGGAACTTTTGA
- the aroE gene encoding shikimate dehydrogenase, protein MTSAAATSSDRYCVMGNPVAHSRSPWIHARFAELCGQVLRYERRHVELQDFTEAVHGFIAEGGRGCNVTVPFKLEAAQLATTSSERVQLAGAANTLVLTADGIHADNTDGLGLVADIVRNAGVGLAGRDLLLLGAGGAAAGALGALIAERPRRIAVVNRTLERAQTLVQRHAAFAAQYGVELAALEQQAVEEDFDVVINATASSLAGAEVPVPASVLRPGSLAYDMMYGPAAQDFMQWAGRHGAQARDGLGMLVEQAAESFALWRGVRPPSAQVLAELRAHIAQGG, encoded by the coding sequence ATGACTTCCGCTGCCGCCACCTCCTCCGACCGCTACTGCGTCATGGGCAATCCCGTCGCGCACAGCCGCTCGCCCTGGATCCATGCCCGCTTCGCCGAACTGTGCGGGCAGGTCCTGCGCTACGAGCGCCGGCATGTGGAATTGCAAGACTTCACCGAGGCTGTGCACGGCTTCATCGCCGAAGGCGGGCGCGGCTGCAACGTCACCGTGCCCTTCAAGCTGGAAGCCGCCCAGCTGGCCACCACGTCCAGCGAACGCGTGCAACTGGCAGGCGCCGCCAACACCCTGGTGCTGACGGCGGATGGCATCCATGCCGACAACACCGATGGACTGGGCCTGGTGGCCGACATCGTGCGCAACGCAGGCGTTGGGCTGGCCGGCCGCGATCTGCTGCTGCTGGGTGCCGGAGGCGCGGCGGCGGGCGCGCTGGGTGCACTGATCGCCGAGCGCCCGCGCCGCATCGCGGTCGTCAACCGGACCCTCGAACGCGCCCAGACCCTGGTCCAGCGCCATGCCGCCTTCGCCGCGCAATACGGCGTGGAGCTGGCCGCACTGGAGCAGCAGGCCGTGGAGGAGGACTTCGACGTGGTCATCAATGCCACGGCCAGCAGCCTCGCGGGTGCCGAGGTGCCCGTGCCAGCCAGCGTGCTGCGCCCCGGCAGCCTGGCCTACGACATGATGTACGGCCCCGCTGCCCAGGACTTCATGCAATGGGCCGGACGGCATGGTGCCCAGGCCCGCGACGGACTGGGCATGCTGGTGGAGCAGGCCGCCGAGTCGTTCGCGCTATGGCGCGGCGTGCGCCCCCCCTCGGCCCAGGTGCTGGCCGAACTGCGCGCCCACATCGCCCAGGGCGGCTGA
- a CDS encoding D-alanine--D-alanine ligase, which translates to MSSFGNGIDVRGLGKVAVLLGGRSAEREVSLMSGAGVLKALLSQGVDAHAFDPSERDLGELKKEGFDRCFIALHGRYGEDGTVQGALELLGIPYTGPGVMASSIAMDKIMTKRIWRFEGLPTPDWRLVASADETRAALQALGAPMIVKPSREGSTIGLTKVWTAEECAQAYALASKYDPEVLCEEFIAGDETTCPVLGTGEGAHALPVIRIVAPEGNYDYQNKYFTDDTRYHCPSGLPAEEEAEIRRIVVKAFRTLGCRGWSRADIMIRASDRKPFLLEINTSPGMTGHSLVPMSARAIGVSYESLCLGILASAALDSESEHA; encoded by the coding sequence ATGAGCAGTTTCGGCAACGGAATCGATGTCAGGGGACTGGGCAAGGTGGCCGTGTTGCTGGGAGGCCGCTCGGCCGAGCGCGAGGTGTCGCTGATGTCGGGCGCGGGCGTGCTCAAAGCCCTGCTGTCGCAGGGCGTGGATGCCCATGCCTTCGATCCGTCGGAGCGCGACCTGGGCGAGTTGAAGAAAGAGGGCTTTGACCGCTGCTTCATCGCGCTGCATGGACGCTACGGGGAGGATGGCACGGTTCAGGGCGCACTGGAGCTTCTGGGCATTCCCTACACCGGCCCCGGCGTGATGGCCTCCAGCATCGCCATGGACAAGATCATGACCAAGCGCATCTGGCGCTTCGAGGGCCTGCCCACGCCGGACTGGCGCCTGGTGGCCAGCGCCGACGAGACGCGTGCCGCGCTGCAGGCGCTGGGCGCGCCCATGATCGTCAAGCCGTCGCGCGAAGGCTCGACCATCGGTCTGACCAAGGTCTGGACGGCCGAGGAATGCGCGCAGGCCTATGCGCTGGCCTCGAAGTACGACCCCGAGGTGCTCTGCGAGGAGTTCATCGCGGGTGACGAGACCACCTGCCCCGTGCTGGGAACCGGCGAGGGCGCCCACGCGCTGCCGGTGATCCGCATCGTCGCGCCCGAGGGAAACTACGACTACCAGAACAAGTACTTCACCGACGACACCCGGTACCACTGCCCCAGCGGCCTGCCTGCCGAGGAGGAGGCCGAGATCCGGCGCATCGTGGTCAAGGCCTTCCGCACGCTGGGCTGCCGCGGCTGGTCGCGTGCCGACATCATGATCCGCGCCAGCGACCGCAAGCCCTTCCTGCTGGAGATCAACACCTCGCCGGGCATGACCGGGCATTCGCTGGTACCCATGTCGGCCCGCGCCATCGGCGTGAGCTACGAAAGCCTGTGCCTGGGCATTCTGGCGAGTGCCGCCCTGGATTCGGAGTCGGAGCACGCATGA
- a CDS encoding alpha/beta fold hydrolase: MKQIRIRAGDGHSITLTRTGPSKGPIAAITHGTFSGSASCARLGAYLNSQAVGSWLFDWRGHGRNADCGHDYDLETVAMHDIGSAIDAICHEEQGRPLALIGHSGGGIAAAIWAARNPELALDRLSGVALLAAQTTHAAATLLAWAKIRGYRAWIGHRHWIAPSRRVGPEAESGRLMRQWCQWNLERRFVGRDGMDYMQALSRVSLPVLALAGSGDRLIAPWQGCEALARAFGGPDVQFLLCGKAGGFREDYSHSRLLMAGNAQSDVFPRIAQWIRDRAGEVQ; encoded by the coding sequence ATGAAGCAAATCCGGATCCGGGCTGGCGACGGCCACAGCATCACGCTGACGCGCACCGGTCCTTCCAAGGGGCCGATCGCGGCCATCACGCATGGCACTTTTTCCGGCTCTGCGTCCTGCGCACGGCTCGGCGCATATCTGAATTCCCAGGCCGTGGGATCATGGCTGTTCGACTGGCGTGGCCATGGGCGCAATGCGGACTGTGGCCATGACTACGATCTGGAAACCGTGGCCATGCACGACATCGGCAGCGCCATCGATGCAATCTGCCATGAGGAGCAGGGCCGGCCGCTGGCCCTGATCGGCCACAGCGGAGGTGGCATTGCCGCAGCCATCTGGGCCGCGCGCAATCCGGAACTGGCCCTTGATCGCCTCTCTGGCGTGGCACTTCTGGCCGCCCAGACCACCCATGCTGCCGCAACCCTGCTGGCCTGGGCGAAGATCCGGGGCTATCGGGCGTGGATAGGCCACCGCCACTGGATAGCCCCCAGCCGCAGGGTGGGACCCGAGGCGGAGAGTGGGCGGCTGATGCGCCAGTGGTGCCAATGGAACCTGGAGCGTCGGTTTGTGGGACGCGATGGAATGGATTACATGCAGGCGCTCTCGCGCGTCAGCCTTCCCGTCTTGGCGCTGGCAGGCTCCGGTGACCGGTTGATCGCTCCCTGGCAGGGATGCGAGGCCCTGGCCAGGGCCTTTGGCGGTCCGGATGTGCAATTCCTGCTGTGCGGCAAGGCCGGCGGCTTCAGGGAGGACTACAGCCACAGCCGGTTGCTGATGGCGGGCAATGCGCAGTCCGATGTGTTTCCCCGGATCGCGCAATGGATCCGTGACCGGGCCGGAGAGGTTCAGTAG
- a CDS encoding cell division protein FtsQ/DivIB: protein MSYSLPAPFDVKLMNVTATVLFVGVAALGLAAVSWWALRHPAFNIGRIVVEGELVHNNAVTLRANVAPVLTGNFFTVDLKGAKAAFEQVPWVREAQVRRDYPNSLRVILHEHVAEAFWGPDSGTGLVNSFGEVFEANLGELDREGLPRLQGPDGSATQMLQMYRLLVPALGPLEVEIDGLTLNPRGSWQLRLANDAQIELGGGSVEAVLQRVQRFVRTLPQITTQYKRKADAIESADLRYEDGYALRLRGVTTGGTAKAPAAVRPRR from the coding sequence ATGAGCTACTCCCTGCCCGCCCCCTTCGACGTCAAGCTCATGAACGTGACCGCCACGGTCCTGTTCGTGGGCGTGGCCGCGCTGGGGCTGGCAGCCGTGAGCTGGTGGGCACTGCGCCATCCGGCATTCAACATCGGCCGCATCGTGGTCGAGGGTGAGCTGGTGCACAACAACGCCGTGACCCTGCGCGCCAACGTGGCGCCCGTGCTCACGGGCAATTTCTTCACTGTCGATCTCAAGGGCGCCAAGGCGGCCTTCGAGCAGGTGCCCTGGGTGCGCGAGGCCCAGGTGCGCCGCGACTATCCCAACAGCCTGCGTGTCATCCTGCACGAGCATGTGGCCGAGGCCTTCTGGGGGCCGGACTCCGGCACCGGCCTGGTCAACAGCTTCGGCGAGGTGTTCGAGGCCAACCTGGGCGAACTCGACCGCGAAGGCCTGCCGCGCCTGCAAGGCCCCGACGGCAGCGCCACGCAGATGCTGCAGATGTACCGGCTGCTGGTGCCGGCGCTGGGGCCGCTGGAGGTGGAGATCGACGGTCTCACGCTGAACCCGCGCGGCAGCTGGCAGTTGCGGCTGGCCAATGACGCGCAGATCGAACTGGGCGGCGGCAGCGTGGAGGCCGTGCTCCAGCGCGTGCAGCGCTTCGTGCGCACGCTGCCCCAGATCACGACCCAATACAAGCGCAAGGCGGACGCCATCGAGTCGGCCGACCTGCGTTATGAAGACGGATATGCGCTGCGGTTGCGCGGTGTGACCACCGGCGGCACGGCCAAGGCGCCGGCTGCGGTGCGTCCCCGACGCTGA